A genomic window from Pseudomonas leptonychotis includes:
- a CDS encoding DUF4426 domain-containing protein, translating to MRRLALLFIALCLSVPALAERKQSFGDLDVHYIAFNSSFLQPDIAAANGLVRSKTQGVVNISLLKGGKASNANVSGEVKDLVGRSHPLSFKRVTEGAAIYYLAQFPFTQQEMLRFNITVTTADGAAHSIDFNQEFFPDR from the coding sequence ATGCGCCGTCTAGCATTACTGTTTATCGCCCTGTGCCTGAGCGTGCCAGCACTCGCTGAACGCAAGCAAAGCTTTGGCGATCTCGACGTGCACTACATCGCGTTCAACTCCAGCTTTCTGCAGCCCGATATCGCGGCCGCTAACGGCCTGGTGCGCAGCAAAACCCAGGGCGTGGTGAATATATCCCTACTCAAGGGCGGTAAAGCCAGCAACGCCAACGTGAGCGGTGAAGTTAAAGACCTGGTCGGCCGCAGCCATCCGCTCAGTTTCAAACGCGTGACCGAAGGGGCGGCTATTTATTACCTTGCCCAGTTCCCCTTTACCCAGCAGGAAATGTTGCGCTTCAACATCACCGTAACCACAGCCGATGGCGCAGCGCACAGCATCGACTTCAACCAGGAATTCTTCCCAGACCGATGA
- the rdgB gene encoding RdgB/HAM1 family non-canonical purine NTP pyrophosphatase has protein sequence MIHFNELVLASHNAGKLKELQAMLGSTVRVRSVGEFSTVEPEESGLSFIENAILKARNAARLSGLPALADDSGLAVDFLGGAPGIYSARYADGQGDAANNAKLLEVMKAVPDAERGAQFVCCLALVRHADDPLPIICEGLWHGRILHTAQGVEGFGYDPLFWVPERECSSAELPAAEKNQISHRARAMALLKQRLGLA, from the coding sequence ATGATCCACTTCAACGAACTGGTGCTGGCCAGCCACAACGCCGGCAAACTCAAAGAACTGCAAGCCATGCTCGGCAGCACTGTGCGCGTGCGTTCGGTGGGCGAGTTCTCCACGGTCGAACCGGAGGAAAGCGGTTTGTCGTTTATCGAAAATGCCATTCTCAAGGCGCGCAATGCCGCGCGGCTATCCGGCTTACCCGCACTGGCGGACGACTCGGGCCTGGCGGTGGACTTTCTCGGCGGCGCACCGGGCATCTATTCGGCGCGCTATGCCGATGGCCAGGGTGATGCGGCCAATAACGCCAAACTACTTGAGGTAATGAAGGCCGTGCCGGACGCCGAACGTGGCGCACAGTTCGTTTGCTGCCTGGCGCTGGTGCGACATGCCGATGATCCCTTACCGATCATCTGCGAAGGCCTCTGGCACGGGCGCATTCTGCACACGGCGCAAGGCGTGGAAGGCTTTGGCTACGACCCCCTATTCTGGGTACCCGAGCGCGAGTGCTCCAGCGCCGAACTGCCAGCAGCGGAGAAGAACCAGATCAGCCACCGCGCTCGCGCCATGGCCCTACTGAAACAGCGGCTGGGCCTGGCATGA
- the hemW gene encoding radical SAM family heme chaperone HemW produces the protein MNNASGGGFELPPLALYVHIPWCVKKCPYCDFNSHAAGPDLPEEAYVDALLADLDADLAQVHGRPLTSIFFGGGTPSLFSAKALGRLLEGVERRVRFAADIEITLEANPGTFEQAKFRDYRSLGINRLSIGVQSFQPPKLIALGRIHDGDEAVRAADMARAAGFDNFNLDLMHGLPDQSIEDALSDLRIAIAQGPTHLSWYQLTVEPNTVFWNQPPVMPEDDILWDIQEAGQALLAAEGYAQYEVSAYAQTGKAARHNLNYWTFGDFLGIGAGAHAKLSRPDGSISRSWKTRLPKDYLDSSKRFNAGERVLSADELPFEFLMNVLRLTDGVASELFTQRTGLPLSQLAAARTEAQQRGLLHSDPTRLSATREGQLFLNDLLQHFLP, from the coding sequence ATGAACAACGCGTCCGGCGGCGGCTTCGAGCTGCCGCCGCTTGCACTCTATGTGCACATCCCCTGGTGCGTGAAGAAGTGCCCGTACTGCGACTTCAACTCCCACGCCGCCGGACCGGACTTGCCAGAAGAGGCCTATGTCGACGCCCTGCTCGCCGACCTGGACGCCGACTTGGCTCAGGTTCACGGCCGACCACTGACCTCGATATTCTTCGGCGGCGGTACGCCCAGCCTGTTTTCAGCCAAGGCCCTTGGCCGCCTGCTTGAAGGCGTGGAGCGGCGTGTACGGTTTGCCGCCGATATCGAAATCACCCTGGAAGCCAACCCTGGCACCTTCGAGCAGGCCAAGTTCCGCGACTACCGCAGCCTCGGCATCAATCGCCTGTCGATCGGCGTGCAGAGCTTCCAGCCGCCCAAGCTGATCGCACTCGGCCGCATCCACGACGGTGATGAAGCCGTGCGGGCGGCGGACATGGCCCGCGCCGCCGGTTTCGACAATTTCAACCTGGACCTGATGCACGGCCTGCCGGATCAGTCCATCGAGGATGCCCTCAGCGATCTGCGCATCGCCATTGCCCAGGGTCCGACGCATCTTTCCTGGTACCAGCTGACGGTGGAGCCCAATACGGTGTTCTGGAACCAGCCTCCAGTGATGCCCGAGGACGATATTCTCTGGGACATTCAGGAAGCCGGCCAGGCCCTGCTGGCCGCCGAAGGCTATGCGCAGTACGAAGTCTCTGCCTACGCCCAGACCGGCAAGGCGGCGCGGCACAACCTCAACTACTGGACCTTTGGCGACTTCCTGGGCATCGGTGCCGGCGCCCACGCCAAGTTGAGCAGGCCCGACGGCAGCATCAGCCGCAGCTGGAAGACCCGTCTGCCCAAGGACTATCTCGACAGCAGCAAGCGCTTCAACGCCGGCGAGCGCGTACTGAGTGCCGATGAGCTGCCCTTCGAATTTCTGATGAACGTGCTGCGTCTCACAGACGGCGTCGCCAGCGAGCTATTCACTCAGCGCACCGGCCTGCCGTTGAGCCAGCTCGCAGCGGCACGCACAGAGGCCCAACAACGCGGCCTGCTGCACAGTGATCCAACGCGCCTGAGCGCCACCCGCGAAGGTCAGTTGTTTCTCAATGACCTGCTGCAACACTTTCTTCCCTGA
- a CDS encoding DUF3392 domain-containing protein: protein MDLLLDLIVTLSRWSRSHLYDISLAIMATLLVLFGPGINAWVQRNTSSMNFIFRTLIFVLLCAVGYGLLIVFATPYLAKGLGFFNNFTLAPVLILVFLIIGILADRS from the coding sequence ATGGATCTGTTACTCGACCTGATCGTCACCCTGTCACGCTGGAGCCGCAGCCACCTCTACGATATTTCCCTCGCGATCATGGCCACCCTGTTGGTGCTGTTCGGCCCGGGCATCAACGCCTGGGTGCAGCGCAATACCAGCAGCATGAACTTTATCTTCCGCACGCTGATCTTCGTCCTGCTCTGCGCCGTGGGCTATGGGCTGTTGATTGTCTTTGCGACACCATATCTGGCCAAAGGCCTGGGCTTTTTCAACAACTTCACCCTGGCGCCAGTGCTGATATTGGTGTTCCTCATCATCGGCATTCTCGCCGACCGCAGCTAG
- the gspD gene encoding type II secretion system secretin GspD, with translation MTTPALRPLLRLLLLHTALLLGVANQANASTEAPAQSEDSWTINMQSAEIRDFIEQISSISGQTFIIDPRVKGQVTVIAPQPMNIAEVYKLFLSVMSTHGFAVMPQGNQLSIIPSSEAKTTAGSNGNLETRVLQVQHGAANDLLPLIRPLVANHGHLAAVPSSNSLIISDTPANIARIDEIIRQLDSQNQDDFSVYDLRHAWVHELAAVINSSLKNAQASGAQVIADTRANRLLLLGPSDARARLLKLAQSLDTPSSRSTNTRVIRLRHGDAKEMAKTLGDFGDNLSQSQGNENAAPLKLMIRADESLNAIVIMAEADAVNMFEDLVRQLDIPRAQVLVEAAIVEMSGDISDALGVQWAIDGRGGSGLGGVNFSNTGLSVGTLLGAIASKETGDLAKTLPNGAIFGVGNDNFGALITALSSTGKSNLLSTPTLLTLDNQSAEILVGQNVPFQTGSYTTDAAGSSNPFTTIERKDIGVTLKVTPHINEGSTLRLEIEQEISSIAPSTGLNAQAVDLVTNKRSIKSTVLADDGQVIVLGGLIQDDITSSESKVPLLGDIPGIGKLFRSTREARQKRNLMVFLRPTVARDGVGLANLSLGKYRDLRLLGQANGYDHLPQQAHALFDQGIEAAATDLRQPAKAIPAKPSKTLIETPKPVDPATLGDGRGGESKPKVAARRHTIQLVEGSSREFMQALLERHPKQPLRLAESTQAGETRYAVLYGSYPNRETALKALAVLPEQLPRRGASALPE, from the coding sequence ATGACCACGCCTGCCCTGCGCCCACTTCTCCGCCTGCTACTGCTGCACACCGCGCTGCTGCTCGGTGTCGCTAACCAAGCCAATGCCTCGACCGAAGCGCCTGCACAGAGCGAGGACAGCTGGACCATCAATATGCAGAGCGCGGAAATTCGCGACTTTATCGAGCAGATATCCAGCATCAGCGGGCAGACCTTTATTATTGACCCGCGGGTAAAAGGCCAGGTCACCGTAATTGCCCCGCAGCCGATGAACATCGCCGAGGTCTACAAGCTGTTTCTCTCGGTGATGAGCACCCATGGTTTCGCCGTGATGCCGCAGGGCAATCAGCTGAGCATCATCCCCAGCAGCGAGGCCAAGACCACCGCCGGCAGCAACGGCAACCTGGAAACTCGTGTACTGCAGGTGCAACACGGCGCCGCCAACGACCTGCTGCCGCTGATCCGTCCGCTGGTGGCCAACCATGGTCACCTGGCCGCCGTGCCTTCATCCAATAGCCTGATCATCAGCGACACGCCGGCCAATATCGCCCGCATCGACGAAATCATCCGCCAGCTGGACAGCCAGAATCAGGACGATTTCAGCGTCTATGACCTGCGCCATGCCTGGGTTCATGAATTGGCGGCGGTGATCAACAGCTCACTGAAAAACGCCCAGGCCAGCGGCGCCCAAGTGATTGCCGATACCCGCGCCAATCGTCTGCTGCTACTCGGCCCCAGCGACGCCCGCGCGCGCCTGTTAAAACTAGCGCAGAGCCTCGACACGCCTAGCTCGCGCTCGACCAATACCCGCGTTATCCGTCTACGCCATGGCGATGCCAAGGAAATGGCAAAGACCCTCGGCGACTTCGGCGACAACCTGAGCCAGAGTCAAGGCAACGAAAACGCCGCGCCGCTCAAGCTGATGATTCGCGCTGACGAAAGCCTCAACGCCATCGTCATCATGGCTGAAGCCGACGCCGTCAATATGTTTGAAGACTTGGTGCGCCAGCTGGATATCCCCCGCGCCCAAGTGCTGGTGGAGGCCGCTATTGTCGAGATGTCCGGTGACATCAGTGACGCTCTCGGCGTGCAGTGGGCCATTGATGGCCGCGGTGGCAGTGGCCTAGGAGGGGTCAACTTCAGCAATACCGGGCTATCCGTCGGCACCCTACTCGGCGCCATTGCCAGCAAAGAGACAGGCGATCTGGCTAAGACACTGCCCAACGGGGCGATCTTCGGGGTTGGTAACGATAACTTTGGCGCACTGATTACGGCACTGTCGTCGACCGGCAAAAGTAACCTGCTGTCCACCCCAACTCTGCTAACGCTGGACAACCAGTCTGCCGAGATTTTGGTCGGGCAAAACGTACCGTTCCAAACAGGTTCTTACACCACCGACGCCGCCGGTTCGAGCAACCCTTTTACCACCATCGAACGCAAGGATATCGGCGTTACTCTCAAGGTCACCCCGCATATCAACGAAGGCTCGACCCTGCGCCTAGAGATCGAGCAAGAGATCTCGTCCATCGCCCCGAGCACTGGGCTGAATGCCCAAGCCGTGGACCTGGTCACCAACAAACGCTCGATCAAGAGCACCGTGCTGGCCGATGATGGCCAGGTGATCGTGCTCGGCGGTCTGATTCAGGACGACATCACCAGCAGCGAGAGTAAGGTGCCGCTGCTCGGCGATATCCCAGGGATCGGCAAGCTGTTCCGCTCAACCCGCGAAGCGCGGCAAAAACGCAACCTGATGGTGTTCCTGCGCCCGACCGTGGCACGCGACGGCGTCGGCCTGGCCAACCTGAGCCTGGGCAAATACCGTGACCTGCGCCTGCTCGGCCAGGCCAACGGTTACGACCATCTACCGCAGCAGGCCCATGCCTTGTTCGACCAGGGCATTGAGGCAGCCGCAACCGACTTGCGCCAGCCGGCAAAAGCCATCCCGGCAAAACCGAGCAAGACCCTGATCGAAACGCCAAAACCTGTCGACCCGGCCACCCTGGGCGATGGCCGTGGCGGCGAAAGCAAACCCAAGGTTGCAGCGCGCCGCCACACCATCCAGCTGGTCGAAGGCAGCAGCCGCGAATTTATGCAGGCCCTGCTTGAACGCCACCCCAAGCAGCCCCTGCGTCTGGCCGAGAGCACGCAGGCCGGGGAAACCCGCTACGCCGTGCTCTATGGCAGCTACCCGAACCGCGAGACAGCGCTCAAAGCCCTGGCCGTTTTGCCTGAACAGCTGCCCAGACGCGGCGCCAGCGCCCTGCCCGAGTAA